From the genome of Croceibacterium atlanticum:
CGGAACACCACAAACTTGCCCCAGAACCCAAACAGGGGCGGGATGCCGGCCGTGCTGAACATCAGCGCCATGAGGCACCATGCCAGAGCAGGACGGGTGGTCGAAAGACCGGCCAGATCGGAAATTGCCTCCACCGGATTGCCATCCGCATCGCGCAGCATGAGCACGGCGACGAAGCTGCCGACAGTCATCGCCACATAGATCGCGAGGTAAACGAGCATGGCGCTGGCGCCTGCGAGCGTACCCGTTGCCAGGCCGATGAGGATGAAGCCGATATTGTTGATCGACGAATAGGCCAGCAGTCGTTTGACATTAGACTGCCCGATGGCGCCCAATGCGCCGACCACGATCGAAGCCAGGGCGGCAAATACCACAATTTGCTGCCACGCATCGGCCTGCATCCCGAACGGATCCAGAGCGACACGGGCTGTCAGCGCGACCGCTGCGACCTTGGGCGCAGTGGCAAAGAAGGCGGTAACCGGCGTGGGTGCGCCTTCGTAAACATCGGGCGTCCACATGTGGAAGGGGACGGCGCTCATCTTGAAGGCCAGACCCGCCAGCACGAAGATCAGGCCGAACAGAGCACCGGTGGCAAGTTCACCATCCAGTGCAACGCGAATACCTTCAAAACTCGTCGTGCCGGTAAAACCATAGGTCAGGCTCATGCCGAACAGCAGGATGCCGCTCGCCAATGCACCGAGAACGAAATATTTGAGACCAGCTTCTGCCGAACGGTTATCGCTCCGCAGGAACGCTGCGAGTACGTAGGCGGAAAGGCTGTTCAGTTCGAGACCGATATAGAGGGTCAGCAAGTCCGTCGCCGAAACCATGATGCTCATGCCAAGCGTGGCGAAGAGCACGAGGACCGGGAATTCGGCGCGCATCGATCCAGTGCGCTCCAGGAAGGACGGAGCCACGATCAGCACCGCACCCGATGCCGCAAAGATCATCAGCTTGGCAAAACCGGCAAAGGCGTCGGCACGGAACTGCCCGCCAAATGCCATGGTATCCGGCCCTGCAGCGCCCGCGCAAACTGCCGGAGCTACAAGGAAGAAACACGCGCCGAGCGCGACACAGGCGAGCACGCTGATGGTGCGCGACGCCTTGTCGCCCGACCATGCAGCAACAAGCAACAACGCGAGACCGCTCAACGACAGCAGGATCTCCGGCGCAATCAGCGCAAGGGAGGCCTTGAATTCCATCAGTGCGCCTCCCCGTGCGCTTCGTCTTCTTCGGCGGCCTGCGGCTCGCCAATTGTCAAATGTGCATCGCTCTCAGGCGCAGAAGGGGCCAGGCGGGCGTCGAGTGCCTGGATATCCTGCCGCATGGGAGCGAGGAAACTTTCCGGATAGATACCCATCCACATCACGGCTGCTGCCAGCGAACCGAGCATCAGCCATTCACGCTTGTCGAGATCCGGCATGGCCGCGGCATCAGCGTTCTTCTGCTCTCCGAAAGCCACGCGGCGATAGAGATAAAGCATATATGCAGCGCCAAGAATAATGCCGGTGGTGCACACGAAAGCCGCCCAGCTTGAAACCTGGTAGATACCGGCAAGGCTGAGAAATTCCGCGACAAAGCCACTCGTGCCCGGAAGGCCGATGCTGGCCATCGTGAACAGCATGAAGAAGGTCGCGTAACGCGGCATGTTGATCGACAACCCGCCATAGCGACTGATCTCGCGTGTATGCAGCCGATCGTAGATTACGCCGACACAGAGGAAAAGTGCACCGGATACGAGCCCGTGGCTCAGCATCATGATCATGGCGCCTTCCAGACCCTGCGTGTTGAAGGCGAAGAGGCCGACCGTCACGATCGCCATATGGGCAACCGAGCTATAGGCGATCAGCTTTTTCATATCGTGCTGCACGAGCGCAATGAGGCTGGTGATCACCACCGCAGCCATGGACAGCCCCCAGACCAGCCAGGCCAGTTCGGCGCTGGCATCGGGGAACATGGGCAGCGAGAAACGGATGAAGCCATATCCACCCATCTTGAGCAGGACGCCGGCAAGTATGATCGACCCAGCTGTCGGCGCCTGAACGTGCGCATCGGGCAACCATGTGTGCACAGGCCACATCGGCATCTTGACCGCGAAGCTGGCAAAGAAAGCGAGGAACAGCCAGATTTGCGCCTGTACCGGGAAATCATAGGCCATCAGGGTCGGAATATCCGTCGTGCCGGCTTCATTCACCATCCACAGCATCGCGATCAGCATCAGAACCGATCCGAGAAGCGTGTAGAGGAAGAATTTGTAGCTGGCGTAGATCCGGTTATCGCCGCCCCAGATACCGATGATCAGATACATCGGGATCAGGCCTGCTTCGAAGAAGATGTAGAACAGGAACAGGTCCTGCGCGGCGAAGACGCCGATCATCAGCACTTCCATCATCAGGAAGGCGGACATGTATTCGCCGACACGCCTGGTGATGGAATTCCAGCTCGCACCGATGCAGATCGGCATCAGGAACACGCTGAGTACGATCAGCATAAGGGCAATGCCATCAATGCCCAGCGCCCATTCGAAACCGGCGAAGATCGGCGCGCGTTCGACAAATTGCCACTGCGCGCCGCCAATGTCGAAATTGGCCCAGAGCACTATGCCCAGAGCGAGATCGATCAGCGTGGCCGCTAGCGCGATGGCGCGTGCCGTCTTTGCTTCGGAGAACAGGCAGGCAATCGCACCGACCAGCGGGACGAGCAACATCAAGGAGAGAATGGGGAAGCCTTCCATCAGACGAGCACCCAGCTGATTGCCGCGACAAGGCCGATCAGCATCACCAATGCATAACTATAGAGATAACCCGACTGGATCTTGTGGGCGAGAACGGAACCTTTCTCGACCACCCAGGCCGCACCATTGGGGCCGAAGCGATCGATCAGGCCGACATCGCCGCGCTGCCAGAACTGGCGGCCGAGCCAGAAGGCGGGTTTCACGAAAATGAAATTGTAGAGCTCGTCGAAATACCACTTGTTAAACAAGAAGCGGTAGATCGGCCCCAGCTGCGCTGCCGCCTTCTGTGGCACCGAGGTGTTGCGGATATAGGCATACCAGGCGATCGCCAGCCCGATCAGCATCACGATACTGGCCGACAGCTTCACCCAGAGCGGCACTTCATGCATCGAATGGATCAAATGCTCATTGAACGCGATCGAGCCGTTCCAGAAGGCCTCGCTTTCGATAAAGCTCGGGCTGAATATGTAACCGGCAAACACGGCACCGAACGACAGCACGATGAGCGGCACGAGCATTACCCACGGGCTTTCATGCGGATGATAGCCGGCAGTGCCATCTTCATGATCGTTCGAGGGCACGTGATGAGCGACGTCATGCCCGGCGTCTTCCTGTGAAGGCGGATTAGCATCGTTCGGTTCAGCATGTCCGTGATGAACGGCGTGCTGGATATGCTCGCTTTCTGCCCAACGCGGTTTGCCCCAGAACGTGAGGAACATCAGGCGCCAGGAATAGAAACTGGTCAGCAATGCGGCAAACGCGCCCAGCCAGAAAGCCGTACGGCCCATTTCGGTACCGCTGGCGAATGCTGCTTCGAGAATGGCGTCCTTGGAATGGAAGCCCGCGAAGCCGGCATGGAGCCAGTAGATACCGACGCCGGTAATCGCCAGCGTCCCGGCCATCATCGCCCAGAAGGTAATCGGGATGTGCTTACGCAGGCCGCCATAGTACCGCATATCCTGTTCGTGATGCATGGCATGAATGACCGAGCCGGCACCGAGGAACAGCAATGCCTTGAAAAAGGCGTGCGTGAAGAGATGGAACATGGCCGCGCCATACGCGCCTACGCCTGCGGCGAAGAACATGTAGCCGAGCTGCGAACAGGTGGAATAAGCGATGACGCGCTTGATATCCCACTGGGTCGTGCCAACCGTCGCGGCGAAGAAACAGGTGGCGCCGCCGACAAAAGTGACGAAGGTCAGCGCCGCCGGAGCCGCTTCAAACATCGGTGACAGGCGGCAAACCATGAACACGCCTGCAGTCACCATGGTTGCCGCATGGATCAGCGCGGAAACCGGCGTCGGGCCTTCCATCGCGTCCGGCAACCAGGTGTGTAGGCCAAGCTGCGCCGATTTACCCATGGCGCCCACGAACAGCAGCAGGCAGATGATCGTCATCGTGTCGAGCTGCATGCCGAGGAAGCCGATGGTAGAGGCACCCTTCATAGCTGGCGCCGCTTCCAGGATCTCGGCAATGGAGGTCGTCTGGAACACCAGGAATGTACCGAAAATTCCCAGCATGAAGCCAAGGTCGCCTACGCGATTGACTACAAAGGCCTTGATCGCGGCTGCGCTGGCGCTGGGCTTCCTGAACCAGAAACCGATGAGCAGATAGCTCGCGAGGCCCACGCCTTCCCAACCGAAGAACATCTGCACCAGATTATCCGCGGTCACCAGCATCAGCATCGCGAAGGTGAACAGCGAAAGATAGGCGAAGAAGCGGGGCTGGTCGGGATCCTCCGACATGTATCCCCAGCTATAGAGATGGACCAGCGCGGAAACACTGGTGACAACCACCAGCATGATCGCGGTGAGCGTATCCACGCGCAACGCCCAGTCGAAGGTCAGCGCGCCGGATTGAACCCATTTGAGGACGGGCACCACCGTGGTGGGAACATCGCCTGCAAGGAAGGTGATGAAGATAGGCCAGCTGAGTGCACAGGCAATGAGCAGCGCGCCGGTCGTGACGACCTTGGCGGCAACATTGCCGATGGCACGGTTACCGAAACCGGCGATGATCGCCGCGAGCAGCGGCAGGAAGACGATTACCAGAACCGAGGACACGACTTATCCCTTCATCCGGTTGGCGTCGTCGACCGCAATTGTGCCGCGACTACGGAAATAGATCACCAGGATGGCGAGACCGATCGCCGCCTCTCCGGCAGCAACAGTGAGTACGAACATCGCGAATATCTGACCAGTCAGATCGCCCAGAAATGCGCTGAAAGCGACAAGATTGATGTTCACGGCAAGCAGGATCAACTCGATCGCCATCAGGATGACGATGATGTTCTTCCGATTGAGGAAGATCCCGAGAACGCCGAGCACGAACAGGATCGAGCTCACCACGACATAGTGTTCGATGCCGATCACAGCTCGACCCCCTTTCCGATTTCCGGACGCGTCTTCACGATCGCATCTTCCGGACGGCGCGAAACCTGTTTCGCGATATTCTGGTGACCGCGCACGGCGCGTGCTTCGCGATGCGTCAACACAATGGCGCCGACCATCGCAACGAGCAGGATGATACCTGCGCTTTCGAACAGGAACAGATATTTGCCGTAAAGCAGAGCACCGATATTCTCGATATTGCTTTCACCGATAATCGGCGCAGCGTCGCCCATCGGAGTGCCCAGTTCCATCGCGCCGGCGCGATATGCGCCCACACCAAGCACCAGTTCCGCCAGCAGGATGATCGCTATCGCGATGCCCAGCGGGAAGTTCTTGACGAACCCGGCCCGCAGTTCAGCAAAATCGATGTCGAGCATCATGACGACAAACAGGAACAGAACCGCGACGGCGCCGACATATACAATCACCAGCAGCATGGCGATGAATTCGGCACCGACCAGGACCATTAGGCCGGCGGCGTTGAAGAAGGCCAGGATCAGCCACAACACCGAATGCACGGGGTTGCGAGCCATGATCGTCAAGGCTCCGCTGGCAATGACCAGCACGGCGAATAGATAAAAGGCGAAGGTGTGAATCATGATGCCCCGAACGGTACCGCGCGCCGGTTAGCGATAGGGCGCATCGGCTTCAAGGTTCGCGGCGATTGCACGCTCCCACTTGTCCCCGTTCGCCAGCAGTTTCGCCTTGTCGTACAGCAATTCCTCGCGCGTTTCTGTGGAATATTCGAAATTCGGGCCCTCGACGATGGCATCCACCGGGCAAGCTTCCTGGCAGAAACCGCAATAGATGCATTTCGTCATGTCGATATCGTAGCGCGTCGTGCGGCGGCTGCCGTCCTCACGCGGTTCGGCCTCGATCGTGATGGCCTGCGCCGGGCAGACTGCTTCGCACAATTTGCATGCGATGCAGCGTTCCTCGCCATTGGGATAGCGGCGCAGCGCGTGCTCTCCACGGAAGCGAGGGCTCAGCGGGTTCTTTTCATAGGGATAGTTGATCGTCGCCTTCGGCTTGAAGAAATACTTCAAGGTCAGCGAGTGGGCCTTGAGAAATTCCCACAGCGTGAAGGATTTGACGAGTTGAGCGACACTCATGCGCCATACCTCGTTAACATCAGATAGCCGGAGACCAGAACCACGAAGAGCAGGCTCATCGGCAGAAACACTTTCCAGCCAAGCCGCATCAGCTGGTCATAGCGATAGCGCGGCACCGTAGCCTTTACCCAGCTGAACACGAAGAAGAAGAAGAACGTCTTCAGCAGCAGCCATACGATTCCCGGCACGTAATAGAGCGGAGCCCAATCGACCGGTGGCAGCCAGCCACCGAAGAACAACACCGCGTTCAGCGTGCACATCAGCAGCACATTGGCATATTCGCCGAGCCAGTAGAGCGCGAAGGCCATGGACGAATATTCGGTCTGGTAACCGGCCACGAGTTCGCTTTCCGCTTCGGTCAGGTCGAACGGTGCGCGGGCGGTTTCCGCCATGGCCGAGATCAGGAACACGACCCACATCGGGAACAGCAACGGATTAAACGCGAAGGCGTTGATAAATCCGAATATATGACCCTGTTGCGCTTCGATGATGCCGTTCATGTTGAACGTGCCGGCCCACAGTACGACGCAGATCAGGATGAAGCCGATAGAAACTTCATAGGAGATCATCTGCGCCGCGGCGCGCATGGCTGAGAAGAAGGGATATTTCGAGTTTGATGCCCAGCCTGCGATCACCACGCCATATGTTCCGAGGGAACTTATCGCGAGGACATAGAGAAGGCCGACATTGATATCCGCGAGCACCGCGCCCGAATTGAACGGGATCACCGCCCAGGCCATCAACGCGACGGTGAAGGTGATGATCGGAGCGATCAGGAACAGGCCCTTATTCGCCGCCGCAGGGACGATCGTTTCCTGCAAAAAGACCTTCAGACCATCCGCGAAGCTCTGCAACACGCCGAAGGGGCCGACCACGTTCGGGCCCCGGCGAAGAGCGAAGGCGCCCCAGAAACGGCGTTCGGCGTAGATAACCATCGCGACCGCAAGCATGAGCGGCAGCGCGATCAGCAGGATTCCGCAGATCGTGGCAACAAACCACGCCCAGTCGTAAGTCATGCCGAGTTCTTGGAAGAATGCGGTCATTCCGCAGCCTCCGCCAGTTCTTCAGCCTGGAGCAGCTCTGCGGAGCATCGCTGCATGGTCGGGCTTGCCCGGCTGATCGGGTTGGTCATGTAGAAGTCCTTGATCGGATAGGCGATCAGCCCTTCTGCCTTTGCGGACGCATCGGCTTCCGGAAGCGCCCCGTAATCCGCCAGGCCTTCAATGCCAAGAGCCGGAACTTCCGCAATCATCGCTGTGCGCAATTCGTCGAAGCTGTTGAAGCCTACTTCCACACCCAGAGCATCGGCGAGGGCGCGCAGGATCGTCCAGTCTTCGCGGGCATCACCGGGTGCGAACACGGCCTTGTCGGCGAATTGTACGCGACCTTCAGTATTCACATAAGTGCCTGGCTTTTCGGTGAAAGCACTCGCCGGAAGGATGATGTCGGCAGCATGGGCGCCCTTGTCGCCGTGATGGCCGATATAGACCTTCAGCGCATTCTCGAACCTGGTGAAGTCCACTTCATCCGCGCCAAGCGCCAGGAGCAGCTTGGGCTGTGCGTCCACCAGATCGGCGATGCCGCCCTTCTGTGCATAGCCGAGCATGAGCGCACCCATCCGCGCGGCAGAGAAATGCAGGACATTGAACCCGTTCCACCCGTCGCGGACGAGCTTGAACTTCTCCGCGAAAGCCAGAGCCGGATCGAGCGCTCCAGCAGCAAGTCCAGCGCCGCCAAGGATGATTGCCGGCTTTTCTGCTCCCTGGAACGCCTCGGTCACCTGCGCAGGCAGATCGTTGAGAAAGGCCGCATCATCGCCGATGAACTGTGCCGGATAGGTGGTTTCCCATTCCGGCCCGATCAGGAAAATCTTCGCCCCTCTTTTTGCCGCCTTGCGCAGGCGCACATTGAGCAGCGGCGCTTCCCAGCGAATATGGCTGCCGACCACCAGAATGGCATCGGCTTCCTCGATCCCGGCAAAGGTCGAGTTGAAATTAACGGCCGCGAGATTTTCGGTCGGATAGGCCATCCCGGTCTGCCGGCTTTCGATCAGGCTGGAACCGAGCGCACCGATCAGCTTCTTCGCGGCAAACATGGTTTCGCAATCGAGCATGTCGCCGGCGATAGCGGCCACATCCTTGCCTGGCTTGACCTTGGCGATCGCCTTGAATGCCTCGTCCCAGCTGGCCTGCTGCAACTTGCCACGTTTGCGGATCCAGACCTTGTCGAGACGCCGGCGGACAAGCCCGTCAACCTGGTACCGCGCCTTGTCGCTGATCCACTCCTCATTCACATCGTCATTGATGCGGGGGAGCGCGCGCAATACTTCGCGGCCTCGGCTATCGATCCGGATATTCGCCCCCATCGCATCCGAAACGTCGATCGAAAGCGTCTTCTTAAGCTCCCATGGACGCGCCTCATAGGCGTAGGGCCGGCTCG
Proteins encoded in this window:
- the nuoG gene encoding NADH-quinone oxidoreductase subunit NuoG, which codes for MPKVTVDGQEIEVPAGATVLQACELAGKEIPRFCYHERLSIAGNCRMCLVEVKPGPPKPQASCALPATEGQEIRTDSEMVKKAREGVMEFLLINHPLDCPICDQGGECDLQDQSLAYGRGGTRYHENKRAVTEKYMGPLIKTVMTRCIHCTRCVRFSEEVAGVDEIGALYRGEDMQITTYLEHAAKHELSANVIDLCPVGALTSRPYAYEARPWELKKTLSIDVSDAMGANIRIDSRGREVLRALPRINDDVNEEWISDKARYQVDGLVRRRLDKVWIRKRGKLQQASWDEAFKAIAKVKPGKDVAAIAGDMLDCETMFAAKKLIGALGSSLIESRQTGMAYPTENLAAVNFNSTFAGIEEADAILVVGSHIRWEAPLLNVRLRKAAKRGAKIFLIGPEWETTYPAQFIGDDAAFLNDLPAQVTEAFQGAEKPAIILGGAGLAAGALDPALAFAEKFKLVRDGWNGFNVLHFSAARMGALMLGYAQKGGIADLVDAQPKLLLALGADEVDFTRFENALKVYIGHHGDKGAHAADIILPASAFTEKPGTYVNTEGRVQFADKAVFAPGDAREDWTILRALADALGVEVGFNSFDELRTAMIAEVPALGIEGLADYGALPEADASAKAEGLIAYPIKDFYMTNPISRASPTMQRCSAELLQAEELAEAAE
- the nuoH gene encoding NADH-quinone oxidoreductase subunit NuoH: MTAFFQELGMTYDWAWFVATICGILLIALPLMLAVAMVIYAERRFWGAFALRRGPNVVGPFGVLQSFADGLKVFLQETIVPAAANKGLFLIAPIITFTVALMAWAVIPFNSGAVLADINVGLLYVLAISSLGTYGVVIAGWASNSKYPFFSAMRAAAQMISYEVSIGFILICVVLWAGTFNMNGIIEAQQGHIFGFINAFAFNPLLFPMWVVFLISAMAETARAPFDLTEAESELVAGYQTEYSSMAFALYWLGEYANVLLMCTLNAVLFFGGWLPPVDWAPLYYVPGIVWLLLKTFFFFFVFSWVKATVPRYRYDQLMRLGWKVFLPMSLLFVVLVSGYLMLTRYGA
- a CDS encoding NADH-quinone oxidoreductase subunit J, with amino-acid sequence MIHTFAFYLFAVLVIASGALTIMARNPVHSVLWLILAFFNAAGLMVLVGAEFIAMLLVIVYVGAVAVLFLFVVMMLDIDFAELRAGFVKNFPLGIAIAIILLAELVLGVGAYRAGAMELGTPMGDAAPIIGESNIENIGALLYGKYLFLFESAGIILLVAMVGAIVLTHREARAVRGHQNIAKQVSRRPEDAIVKTRPEIGKGVEL
- the nuoI gene encoding NADH-quinone oxidoreductase subunit NuoI, producing MSVAQLVKSFTLWEFLKAHSLTLKYFFKPKATINYPYEKNPLSPRFRGEHALRRYPNGEERCIACKLCEAVCPAQAITIEAEPREDGSRRTTRYDIDMTKCIYCGFCQEACPVDAIVEGPNFEYSTETREELLYDKAKLLANGDKWERAIAANLEADAPYR
- the nuoN gene encoding NADH-quinone oxidoreductase subunit NuoN, which translates into the protein MEFKASLALIAPEILLSLSGLALLLVAAWSGDKASRTISVLACVALGACFFLVAPAVCAGAAGPDTMAFGGQFRADAFAGFAKLMIFAASGAVLIVAPSFLERTGSMRAEFPVLVLFATLGMSIMVSATDLLTLYIGLELNSLSAYVLAAFLRSDNRSAEAGLKYFVLGALASGILLFGMSLTYGFTGTTSFEGIRVALDGELATGALFGLIFVLAGLAFKMSAVPFHMWTPDVYEGAPTPVTAFFATAPKVAAVALTARVALDPFGMQADAWQQIVVFAALASIVVGALGAIGQSNVKRLLAYSSINNIGFILIGLATGTLAGASAMLVYLAIYVAMTVGSFVAVLMLRDADGNPVEAISDLAGLSTTRPALAWCLMALMFSTAGIPPLFGFWGKFVVFRAAVEADLIVLAALGIAASVIGAFYYIKIVKIMFFDEPANKVVGKSDWSHWALLAISTVFISPLGYLLTGWLGDLADSAAASLLLLA
- the nuoK gene encoding NADH-quinone oxidoreductase subunit NuoK; this encodes MIGIEHYVVVSSILFVLGVLGIFLNRKNIIVILMAIELILLAVNINLVAFSAFLGDLTGQIFAMFVLTVAAGEAAIGLAILVIYFRSRGTIAVDDANRMKG
- the nuoL gene encoding NADH-quinone oxidoreductase subunit L encodes the protein MSSVLVIVFLPLLAAIIAGFGNRAIGNVAAKVVTTGALLIACALSWPIFITFLAGDVPTTVVPVLKWVQSGALTFDWALRVDTLTAIMLVVVTSVSALVHLYSWGYMSEDPDQPRFFAYLSLFTFAMLMLVTADNLVQMFFGWEGVGLASYLLIGFWFRKPSASAAAIKAFVVNRVGDLGFMLGIFGTFLVFQTTSIAEILEAAPAMKGASTIGFLGMQLDTMTIICLLLFVGAMGKSAQLGLHTWLPDAMEGPTPVSALIHAATMVTAGVFMVCRLSPMFEAAPAALTFVTFVGGATCFFAATVGTTQWDIKRVIAYSTCSQLGYMFFAAGVGAYGAAMFHLFTHAFFKALLFLGAGSVIHAMHHEQDMRYYGGLRKHIPITFWAMMAGTLAITGVGIYWLHAGFAGFHSKDAILEAAFASGTEMGRTAFWLGAFAALLTSFYSWRLMFLTFWGKPRWAESEHIQHAVHHGHAEPNDANPPSQEDAGHDVAHHVPSNDHEDGTAGYHPHESPWVMLVPLIVLSFGAVFAGYIFSPSFIESEAFWNGSIAFNEHLIHSMHEVPLWVKLSASIVMLIGLAIAWYAYIRNTSVPQKAAAQLGPIYRFLFNKWYFDELYNFIFVKPAFWLGRQFWQRGDVGLIDRFGPNGAAWVVEKGSVLAHKIQSGYLYSYALVMLIGLVAAISWVLV
- a CDS encoding NADH-quinone oxidoreductase subunit M is translated as MEGFPILSLMLLVPLVGAIACLFSEAKTARAIALAATLIDLALGIVLWANFDIGGAQWQFVERAPIFAGFEWALGIDGIALMLIVLSVFLMPICIGASWNSITRRVGEYMSAFLMMEVLMIGVFAAQDLFLFYIFFEAGLIPMYLIIGIWGGDNRIYASYKFFLYTLLGSVLMLIAMLWMVNEAGTTDIPTLMAYDFPVQAQIWLFLAFFASFAVKMPMWPVHTWLPDAHVQAPTAGSIILAGVLLKMGGYGFIRFSLPMFPDASAELAWLVWGLSMAAVVITSLIALVQHDMKKLIAYSSVAHMAIVTVGLFAFNTQGLEGAMIMMLSHGLVSGALFLCVGVIYDRLHTREISRYGGLSINMPRYATFFMLFTMASIGLPGTSGFVAEFLSLAGIYQVSSWAAFVCTTGIILGAAYMLYLYRRVAFGEQKNADAAAMPDLDKREWLMLGSLAAAVMWMGIYPESFLAPMRQDIQALDARLAPSAPESDAHLTIGEPQAAEEDEAHGEAH